Genomic segment of Polycladomyces abyssicola:
GCATTAGGTACGTATCCCAACTGTTCCATCGCCCGCCGCACGCGCTCTTTCGTCTCCTGGCTGATCCGGTTGCTTCCTGCGATCACGCGTGAAACCGTCGACGGCGACACGCCCGCTTTTTTGGCGACATCCTTGATGGTAGCCATGACGATATCCCCTTCATTTCTCAGCTTGTGCGCAATCGTTTTCATTATACACGATCGGATGCGAAGTTTGGCCATTGCCATCATGACCGCTCCGAACCGGTAGCGCAGGACGCGGGCACAGTACGTTTCTGATTGGAGAAAATTGCCCGCGATTTCAGTCCTGCGCTTCTCGAATCGTCGCGAGCGATTTGTTAACCCAGCTGTCCCTCTCATACCGGTGTTTGTGCAACCGTCTGCGCAGATGAATAAAACAGAGAGCTCCCATCCCCATTTATCACACGAATGTTGAGTCATTTACTTCAACCATTTACAACCCCACTTTTTCATTTCACGGAAAATGGGCTTCAGATCCAATCCTTTTTCCGTCAATGCATATTCCACCTTGGGCGGTATCTCCGGATATACTGTGCGAGTGACTATCCCGTGCCGTTCCAGTTCCTTCAAGCGGACGGACAAGGTTTTGGGGCTGGCTCCCTTGAGCGATTGCAGCAATTCACCGAACCGCTTGGGCCCTTCAATCAAATCGCGCAAAATGAGAAATGACCACTTGGCTCCAATTACATCCAACACTTCTTCCACTGAACACTGCATCCACTCCACATCCCGATCCGTACACACCTCTTGTTTGTGCGGTGCTGACTTGGTCTGTTCCATCCCGATCACTCCTATTACTTTTCTATTGGAAATTATATATCCTGATCGAAATTATGTGTAGAGAAAATCACTACTTTAAAAAAGTCTGCAATAGGTATATCATGTAAGTGTCTAACTGAAAGAAAGCGTAAGGAGGGCACAATACATGGCAAACATCGCGGTCGTTTTAGGCAACATGTACCATGACAAAGAATTTGAGGTGCCAACGGAAGCCTTCAAAAAAGCTGGCCACAAGGTGACTTTGGTCGGAGCGGAAGCAGGGAGCACCGTAGAGGGATTGTACGGTGGCAAACAGAAGATTGAACTTTCCGTGGACGATGCAAAAGCGGAAGACTTTGACGCGTTGTTTATCCCGGGTGGATTCTCCCCCGATATCCTGCGGGCGGATCAGCGTTTCGTGGCATTTGCGCGGAAATTTGCCTACTTGGAAAAACCGATTTTCGCCATCTGCCATGGTCCGCAACTGCTGATTAACGCTGAGGTCTTGCGAGGCCGTCGGGTGACCGGTTACACCTCGATCCAAATCGATTTGAGAAATGCCGGTGCGCAAGTATTTGACGAAGAAGTGGTCGTGGACGGTGGATTGGTCACCAGCCGGACACCGGATGACCTGGACGCTTTCACCCGTGCTTCGCTTGATGTTTTGGCAAGCCGATAACCCACAGGAATGTTGTCTGAAAGATGAATGACGTGATTCGAACGCTCACGCAACACCGTTCGATTCGCAGCTACACCTCCCAGGAAGTAACCGATGAACAGCTGGATCACATTTTCCGTGCTATTCAAGCGGCCCCCAACTCGATTAACGGTCAACAGGTTATAGTGATCGTGGTCAAGGAAAAAGAACGGAAACGGAAACTCTCCCAGCTCGTCGGCAACCAAGTCTGGGTGGACCAAGCTCCGGTATTTCTCGTATTCTGCCTGGATTTCTACCGGGCCAAACTGGCTGCGGAAACCAACGGCGAGCAACTCGCCATCACAAACAGCATCGAATCGATTATCGTCGGTGCAACCGACGTGGGAATCGCCCTGGCAAATGCTGCCGCGGCAGCTGAGTCGATGGGATTGGGGATCGTCCCCATCGGCGGGATTCGGAAAAATCCGGATGAAGTGATCAAACTGTTGAATCTGCCCGAGTACGTGTTTCCCGTCTCCGGATTGGTGATCGGTCACCCTGCCGATCCATCGGCACAAAAACCCCGTCTCCCGCGGGAAGCGGTCATCCATCAAGAAACCTACAACCGGGATCAGCTGGATCTGATCCGGCAGTACGACGAAACGATGGCCGAATACATGCGTCAACGTACTGGCGGGGAAAGCGACCGCAACTGGTCGCAAACCGTCTCCTCCTTTTACAACAAAATCTACTATCCCAAGGTTCGTCCGACTTTGGACCAGCAGGGATTCAAATATAATTGATCATCTTTGCAACCTTTGCACCCTTTGCGCCGTCTGTTAAGATGTCAGGGCAATTTCCCGCCGTCTCCTTCAGGGAAGATGCCCTGCCGCATCGGTTTGAGTTACACCTCCTTCACCTCTGTACCTGGAACGTCAACCGGCCCGATTATCGGGCCGGTTGATCGTTTATTGCATGGAAACCAACTTTTTGTGATATATTGAGTTGATAGGGCATGTCTGATATTCGTGAAGGGTGTCCGTTTTCCCTCGAATGACCTTTAAACTTGTCAAAGCAAGAGCAAGAGGGAAAACGACTCACCCGAGGAAAACAGGTTTACCGCCCTCTAACAAAACAGAGCGGGATTCCTCCATTGGGGGAATCCCGTTTTGCGGCAATTTTGCGAACAGAAGAGAGAGTACGGATGCGGATCAACCGTTCGATCGCCAGCTTTTTCGTACTGACGGCCGCCGCTTGTTACGGGTTGCTGTCGCCACTCGTCAAAATGGCTTATGCCAACGAATTGCATCCCGCCGATTTGACCGCCGCCCAGGCGGTGGTGGGTGCATTGGGCATCTGGATCGTCTGTTTGGCGGCCACCCGGAAGATGCCGAAACTACCCGCACGCACGGTGCTGGCTTTGTTCGGTTGCGGAGTGTTGGGCGGTCTGACCGGTGTCTTCTATTTCACTTCATTGCAGGACTTACCCGCTTCGTTTGCCATTTTACTGTTGTTTCAATTTACGTGGATGGGCATGGTACTCGAATGGCGGATCACCCGTCGCCCTCCCGCACGCAACCAGCGATGGGCATTGGCGATCATCCTGGCGGGAACGGTGCTGGCCGCCGGATGGACGGATACACTCCCCTCCACGATCTCCATCTTCGGTGTCACCACTGCTCTGCTTTCGGCCATCTGCTACACTGGATACATCCATCTGAGCGGCCACATCGCGGTCGACGTTTCCCCCTGGTGGCGCAGTGCGTGGATTTCCACGGGCTCCGTTGCTGTCACACTGATCGTGTTCCCACCACGTTTCCTGCTGGAGGGAATGGGGGGCAGCGTTTTGGTGGAGTGGGCCAGCTTGATCGCCTTTTTTGGAACGATCCTGCCGTCGATTCTGTTTACCGCCGGTGTCACCAGGATCGGTACGGGACTGGCCGCCACGCTCGGATCGGTCGAATTGCCCGTTGCCGTCAGCTTGTCCGCCTGGTGGCTAGGTGAACCCGTTACGACTGCGCAGTGGGTTGGCGTGTTGCTGATCCTGGTTGGTATCTTGGTAGCCGAGGGAAAACTGAATCTCCTCAAAGAAAAAAGCTGGCCGTGAACTGGCCAGCTTTTGATACGACTTGAAAAGGGATTCAGCGGCACAATACCGGGTCATTGTCTTTCCAGCGATTATTTGCGGACATAGCCTTCTTTCGTGTACTCCGCCACTACGCGAGTACCCAGGCCACCGCGCGGGTTCCACACCGCTTCCACCTTCATGTATTTCGGTTGGATCAGGTTGACCAAGTCCTCCAAAATTCGGTTGGTCGCATGCTCCTGATAGATCCCGACGTTGCGGTAGGAAGTCAGATAATATTTGAGCGATTTCATCTCCACCAACAATCGGTCGGGAATGAAGGTGATGGTCAACTCGGCGAAATCGGGCAGACCCGACCACGGACAGACGGAGGTGAATTCACTGGTCGGAATGACCACTTCTGTATCTTTTCCGGGATATTCATACGGGATGGTTTCCAGGATATCCACCATGATCGCCGATTCGTCTTGGGTATCAAAACGAATGTTGGCGTATTTGCTGTGATCATGCGTCACTTTCCCCATCTGATACACCTCTCCTCAATTCGATCCGCCGTACGGATCAGTCCTTCATATCTCAAACAATATCATTATACCGGACCTTCTGCTTTTTTTCACTTGGGATCTCCCGTCACATAGGCCGAATGATGTAGAATGTTAACCGGAGGTGTTCCAGCTTTGGAAGAACGCAACCTACGAACCCATCCATCACGGATGCGCTGTCCCCAGTGCGGTGGTCTCCATTTTCTAGAGACCGGCCAGCTTTTCGCGTTGACCCCCATGTCCAAAACCGCGGACGGACAGACGCGCTTACATACAGAAGACGCCGTACCCGTACTCAATTACCTGTGCAGACAATGCGGCCACATTCTGCTTTACAGTGCCAAACATCTCAAACGGATCTAGTGGCCCTCCCCCGAGGAACAAAACCGGCCACAGATCCGTCCCGCACCGTTTGGGAAGCCCACACTTTGGTTTTGGATCAAGGATAACCCTTCGCAGACCATACCACCCCAATATCCGACCAGTCGGTAAGTTGATGTTGAACGTGGGTCTTCATTTTCTGAGCCGGGGAAAGCCCGAATAGTTCATTACCACAAATAACCCTACCAATCTTTTTCGAACGGTAGGGTTATTGTTAGTGGAAAAAACGATATTTTCAAGTTCAGTTCAACAACCGCTTGAGACTTTCCCTATATCCCTTTAATGCACCATCAAGTTTTTTGAGAGTTGTGGATTGACCACAGATATATGATCCACTTTCGCTTTTGGATCTGAGGAGGAAAAAACCCATTTTAGCTGGATCTCTTTCGTCACTTGATAAATGTAAATGGCTTGCTTTTGATACGTTTTCGTGTCATCCGGTTTGCCCAGTACTTTCTTCACTTCCCACAAACGAAGTCCTTGCAGTGATGGATCAAAGGAACGAACGTCGTAAATCTGCTCTCCTTTGTTGACTCCAAAAGATAAATTTCCGCCTGGATAAGTGACGTAGCGATTCCAAGGCTCTGCGGCTTCTCCTCTCTTCCCTTTTCCATACTTTGCTTCTACTTGATCAATGGTGTTCTTTTCTACTTGGAACTCCGTATTCACAACTCGTCCTTCCCTCGCTAATTCTTCGGACTGCAGAATCTTTTTTTGGTGAGAGGAAGATATTTTCATCGGGGAACCAGAGTGATGATTTTGATTCCGGGCAGAACTTGAAGAATTTCTGGAGGAATGTTGATCATTGTTCTGGGTTGATTTTGAATCCGTCGCAGGAGGAGCCGGCTTCGAATGCGATGGAGGATTTGCTGGAGCAACCGTATGGGTGCAGCCCACTGAACTGACAGACAGCAACAATGACACCACCACCAAGAAGATCAAGCGAGAAACCATTCTGATCATTACCATTTCTCCTTCTCACTCCACGATCAGGTAAGCTGATGCTCATTATACTGCTGTCTGGTGCGCGATTGGAGCTGCCCACAACAGACCGACCTCAATTCAAGCCATTCACCATTTCAATAAGGTTTCTCTCCTCCCAGCGAGTTCGTGCCATGACAGTGCTGTATTTTATGCCGAAGGAATGGTTGGTGCGAATACAAAAAATGCTTCTCGGGCATGGAGGACTGGCGATAAATTATGTAGCCACCCCAGTCGAGTGTATGATACCAACAACAAGTGCGAGGCATCATGCCCACGTTCACAACCGCACCAAACCCCATGACGGCTACACCGAGGAGCGGAAGATGAAAGAGTCGGGATGCAGCAATTTTTTACCGATTCCATCATAATGCCAACGTCCCGGAGGGGTCTTTGTCATGTCTTGTACCGGAAAAATTCGTGGATTATACACTCATTTTCTATCTGAGTTTCGGTAATCGCTCGCCCTCCCTAGTCTCACCGGGTCTGAGCATTTAAATGCTGTTCAAACATGTCAATAATAGTGAGAAACCTTTCAGCTTCGCGAAACACGTGATCTGCTAATAAGGGATGAATAATGCTTTTTATTCGGCACGCTTCAATTAATTCGCGTGCTGTTTTTTTGAAGTCACGAAGTGATTTTACAGATACTCTGTTCTGATCCAGAAATTGATCCAAGAGAGGAACGGTTTGTGATTGAGGGCTCATAGATTCTAAATCTCTTGCTTGAAATAGTAACTGATCAAAATCATGGCTGAAGCTCCGAGCTTGCTCAACCAGCTTACGTTCGGATGGATCAAGTAAATGAGCAATGAATTTTGCATGATCAGCCATAATACGTAAGAAAAATACATTTTCATTAATAATCGCATCAGGTAGTGGATCTAATGTTCCTGTATTGAGTTCCTTCAACCGATTTCTAAAATAATTGGCTTCCCTGCTTATATGGTCGATTAATAAGGGAAAGTTGTTTGCCCCGGGTAATTGACATGTGAGCACCAAGCCCAATACCTTTCTTTTGAATGCCCAAATCTGTGAGACTGCTTTGTACACCTTTACATTAAACCGTTCAATAACCTTGGGATCGGTTTCCAACGAGTAAGAATGCGCTTTGTTTTCTATACCTTCGAATAAAGCAAAGAAGTAGTCGGCTTCCTGAATCAGTTGAGTATCTTCACATCGAAAACCTAATTTAAGAAAGAGTGAATGTTCCTTCATGATACGTGACCAAAATCGTATCTCATCTAAAGAACGCGCTACAAACCCATCTGACATAATCTCTCCTCACTTTAACTTAGTAATAGCGCAACTTCTCACAGTTAATGGTCGTACGAAAAGTTCGATTTTTCGGATCCCGGAAGCAACAGCTAGAGCCGCTCGACGGGAAATTCGGACTCGCTCTCTTTAAAGAGGGTGTCCGAATTCCTACGAGCGACCATTGAGCGCAGCGATTCAGGAGTAAGAGGGAAACCGGCGTACCCGAAATTGCGAGTGGTGACGCCACTTTGTCAGCAGTTTCGATGCCTTACTGGACATCCGGAGATGCGATTCACACTTCCGTATCGCTTTGCCCGTCTGTTTTGGGACTTCGAAGTGACAATGCACCGGAAATGATCAACAGTACGCCGGGAATCAGCCACAGAATAAACGTTACAAAAAAGCCAAGAATGCCGGTGGCCAATGTCACGCCGCCACTCCATTTGTGATGCTTCCGGATTTGCGAAGGAGCGGAAAGAACCATGGAGGCAATTGAGCCGATCAACAGCAGGATACCAGCCACCGTTATCACGATACCGCCTTGTTGCGCTTCTTCCACCCCCGAAAACAGTCCGACGCCGCCGACCAGCACATAGGAAAGGGACAAGAGCATCCCGAAAATCCCACCGATCAAAGCTAACACAAATTCCGTCGTTCGATTCAACCAGGATTCCTCCATTCTTGCATGCTCATCCAAAAGGAAGGCCACTGTTGCGAATCACCTGTGCCGCATCGGGCTGAGACGTTTTCCATTCTCCATCCGGTTCCAGATAACCGTAACGCCACGCAAACAGCAAATGTTTGACCAGATCGCCAAAATTGCCCGTCTTCCTTTGCGCAAACTGAAACAGATCATTCTCCATCGGATCAGACAGGTCAAATGACACGCCCACAGTCTTTTTCATACCCGC
This window contains:
- a CDS encoding winged helix-turn-helix transcriptional regulator: MQCSVEEVLDVIGAKWSFLILRDLIEGPKRFGELLQSLKGASPKTLSVRLKELERHGIVTRTVYPEIPPKVEYALTEKGLDLKPIFREMKKWGCKWLK
- a CDS encoding type 1 glutamine amidotransferase domain-containing protein; translated protein: MANIAVVLGNMYHDKEFEVPTEAFKKAGHKVTLVGAEAGSTVEGLYGGKQKIELSVDDAKAEDFDALFIPGGFSPDILRADQRFVAFARKFAYLEKPIFAICHGPQLLINAEVLRGRRVTGYTSIQIDLRNAGAQVFDEEVVVDGGLVTSRTPDDLDAFTRASLDVLASR
- a CDS encoding NADPH-dependent oxidoreductase, with the protein product MNDVIRTLTQHRSIRSYTSQEVTDEQLDHIFRAIQAAPNSINGQQVIVIVVKEKERKRKLSQLVGNQVWVDQAPVFLVFCLDFYRAKLAAETNGEQLAITNSIESIIVGATDVGIALANAAAAAESMGLGIVPIGGIRKNPDEVIKLLNLPEYVFPVSGLVIGHPADPSAQKPRLPREAVIHQETYNRDQLDLIRQYDETMAEYMRQRTGGESDRNWSQTVSSFYNKIYYPKVRPTLDQQGFKYN
- a CDS encoding DMT family transporter gives rise to the protein MRINRSIASFFVLTAAACYGLLSPLVKMAYANELHPADLTAAQAVVGALGIWIVCLAATRKMPKLPARTVLALFGCGVLGGLTGVFYFTSLQDLPASFAILLLFQFTWMGMVLEWRITRRPPARNQRWALAIILAGTVLAAGWTDTLPSTISIFGVTTALLSAICYTGYIHLSGHIAVDVSPWWRSAWISTGSVAVTLIVFPPRFLLEGMGGSVLVEWASLIAFFGTILPSILFTAGVTRIGTGLAATLGSVELPVAVSLSAWWLGEPVTTAQWVGVLLILVGILVAEGKLNLLKEKSWP
- the queF gene encoding preQ(1) synthase codes for the protein MGKVTHDHSKYANIRFDTQDESAIMVDILETIPYEYPGKDTEVVIPTSEFTSVCPWSGLPDFAELTITFIPDRLLVEMKSLKYYLTSYRNVGIYQEHATNRILEDLVNLIQPKYMKVEAVWNPRGGLGTRVVAEYTKEGYVRK
- a CDS encoding YjgB family protein, coding for MIRMVSRLIFLVVVSLLLSVSSVGCTHTVAPANPPSHSKPAPPATDSKSTQNNDQHSSRNSSSSARNQNHHSGSPMKISSSHQKKILQSEELAREGRVVNTEFQVEKNTIDQVEAKYGKGKRGEAAEPWNRYVTYPGGNLSFGVNKGEQIYDVRSFDPSLQGLRLWEVKKVLGKPDDTKTYQKQAIYIYQVTKEIQLKWVFSSSDPKAKVDHISVVNPQLSKNLMVH
- a CDS encoding DUF2935 domain-containing protein encodes the protein MSDGFVARSLDEIRFWSRIMKEHSLFLKLGFRCEDTQLIQEADYFFALFEGIENKAHSYSLETDPKVIERFNVKVYKAVSQIWAFKRKVLGLVLTCQLPGANNFPLLIDHISREANYFRNRLKELNTGTLDPLPDAIINENVFFLRIMADHAKFIAHLLDPSERKLVEQARSFSHDFDQLLFQARDLESMSPQSQTVPLLDQFLDQNRVSVKSLRDFKKTARELIEACRIKSIIHPLLADHVFREAERFLTIIDMFEQHLNAQTR